In Streptomyces sp. NBC_01551, one DNA window encodes the following:
- a CDS encoding acetyl-CoA carboxylase biotin carboxylase subunit family protein, translating to MDILILHRVPYPKIEYARGIDHARHRVTYLGTRAALATLPVGLPCERVERPGEGAAFDEAAAWLDGVRRPFDRIISLSEYELLDAARLRERYGVPGAPVEQVTLARDKILMKQAVADAGLRAPRFLSLADFLERGGAAPWTGATVLKPHRGASSVDVTVFSSAAEAHEAVAARRTGVGELDAAERTGAVSGFEVEEFVEGPVRHYDGLVEGGKVLALGASEYLGTCLAYAQGLPMGSFQIDCPDEVRDWVTDVLAAVRIEDGSFHLEAIVHDGEPVFLEVGNRVGGADVVAVFELATGIHLPSWELRILLGEQVADALPPPPAERSWYGWFVHPGHHLAGEVFDGFDGAGAYRTAPETVTWHELTPGSPLPGHITYGAHETALAGIAVTASPARTRDWMAGLFRSLRIRTTTGAAGNPKKQQSGVQA from the coding sequence ATGGACATCCTGATCCTGCACCGCGTCCCGTACCCGAAGATCGAGTACGCCCGGGGCATCGACCACGCCCGGCATCGCGTCACCTACCTGGGCACCCGGGCGGCGCTCGCCACCCTGCCCGTCGGCCTGCCGTGCGAGCGCGTCGAACGGCCCGGCGAAGGCGCGGCGTTCGACGAGGCAGCGGCCTGGCTGGACGGCGTACGGCGCCCCTTCGACCGGATCATCTCGCTCTCCGAGTACGAACTCCTCGACGCGGCCCGGCTGCGCGAGCGGTACGGCGTACCCGGCGCCCCCGTCGAGCAGGTCACGCTCGCCCGGGACAAGATCCTGATGAAGCAGGCCGTGGCCGACGCGGGCCTGCGAGCGCCGCGGTTCCTGTCGCTGGCCGACTTCCTGGAGCGGGGCGGCGCCGCGCCCTGGACCGGGGCCACCGTGCTCAAGCCGCACCGGGGCGCCTCCAGCGTCGACGTGACGGTGTTCAGCAGCGCCGCCGAGGCCCACGAGGCCGTGGCCGCACGGCGCACCGGCGTCGGCGAACTCGACGCGGCCGAGCGCACCGGTGCGGTGTCCGGGTTCGAGGTCGAGGAGTTCGTGGAGGGGCCGGTCCGCCACTACGACGGCCTGGTCGAGGGCGGCAAGGTGCTCGCCCTGGGCGCCAGCGAGTACCTGGGGACCTGCCTGGCGTACGCGCAGGGCCTGCCGATGGGCTCGTTCCAGATCGACTGCCCCGACGAGGTGCGCGACTGGGTGACGGACGTGCTGGCGGCGGTCCGCATCGAGGACGGCAGCTTCCACCTGGAGGCGATCGTCCACGACGGGGAGCCGGTCTTCCTGGAGGTCGGCAACCGGGTCGGCGGCGCCGACGTGGTCGCCGTCTTCGAGCTGGCCACCGGCATCCACCTGCCCTCCTGGGAGCTGCGGATCCTGCTCGGCGAGCAGGTCGCGGACGCTCTGCCCCCGCCGCCGGCGGAGCGCTCCTGGTACGGCTGGTTCGTCCACCCCGGACACCACCTGGCGGGCGAGGTGTTCGACGGCTTCGACGGGGCCGGGGCGTACCGCACCGCACCCGAGACCGTCACCTGGCACGAACTCACCCCGGGCAGCCCGCTGCCCGGCCACATCACCTACGGCGCCCACGAGACGGCGCTGGCCGGGATCGCGGTCACCGCGTCCCCGGCGCGCACCCGGGACTGGATGGCGGGACTGTTCCGGTCCCTGCGCATACGGACCACCACCGGCGCCGCCGGGAACCCGAAGAAGCAGCAGAGCGGAGTACAGGCATGA
- a CDS encoding acetyl-CoA carboxylase biotin carboxylase subunit family protein, whose product MPLEPTRFLIVDYNLSRIDDVRRMRDHVHRAHGAAVTLVRAHPTDADRLICDEVIDLDPLRPDFAEAGEKLLGERREEFAAGIVFSDNAVRAGAELLRRLGLAVDSPDLAEAAFCKLAYRRAEDGARALLAAQRVLVPGFARIESMDGLREFAARHPDGFVVKPTKEGNNRGVVLVRPGDDLGAAFAEVLPYLADGVICEQIIPYRREYSYDGLGRLSFVTEKLSAAGRYPVEFAQVLPARVTETGLASLERAGRGANVLVGQCDGPFHNEIKLSDDDRYAAVVEPNRRPAGMKIWSLAHWVYGIDLYAAWVDSAFGGDAPGVLPEPSCSAATVMLGVSSDRLFSREDLRPGATPFEDALAETARALDLRPGELRAREFGWLVTGRRTLHAQPRDNADFAAQGCLTLHTDRVDIRDVVRTLREAWPTALDAACGRDRAFFPDPATELEAC is encoded by the coding sequence ATGCCGCTCGAACCAACGCGGTTCCTGATAGTCGACTACAACTTGAGCCGCATCGACGACGTCCGCCGCATGCGGGACCACGTACACCGGGCGCACGGCGCCGCGGTCACCCTGGTCCGCGCCCACCCCACCGACGCGGACCGGCTCATCTGCGACGAGGTCATCGACCTCGACCCGCTGCGCCCGGACTTCGCCGAGGCCGGCGAGAAGCTGCTCGGCGAGCGCCGCGAGGAATTCGCGGCGGGCATCGTCTTCTCCGACAACGCGGTGCGCGCCGGCGCCGAACTGCTGCGCCGTCTCGGCCTGGCGGTGGACTCCCCGGACCTGGCGGAGGCCGCGTTCTGCAAGCTGGCCTACCGTCGCGCGGAGGACGGGGCCAGGGCGCTGCTCGCCGCGCAGCGCGTCCTGGTGCCCGGGTTCGCCCGGATCGAGTCGATGGACGGGCTGCGCGAGTTCGCGGCCCGCCATCCGGACGGTTTCGTGGTCAAGCCCACCAAGGAGGGCAACAACCGCGGCGTGGTGCTGGTGAGGCCCGGTGACGACCTGGGGGCGGCCTTCGCCGAGGTGCTGCCCTACCTCGCGGACGGTGTGATCTGCGAGCAGATCATCCCCTACCGCCGCGAGTACTCCTACGACGGGCTGGGCCGGCTGTCGTTCGTCACCGAGAAGCTGAGCGCGGCCGGACGCTACCCGGTCGAGTTCGCCCAGGTGCTGCCGGCCCGGGTCACCGAGACCGGCCTGGCCTCCCTGGAGCGGGCCGGGCGGGGGGCCAACGTGCTGGTCGGCCAGTGCGACGGGCCGTTCCACAACGAGATCAAGCTGAGCGACGACGACCGGTACGCGGCGGTCGTCGAGCCCAACCGCCGCCCGGCCGGCATGAAGATCTGGTCGCTGGCGCACTGGGTGTACGGGATCGACCTGTACGCGGCGTGGGTGGACTCGGCGTTCGGCGGCGATGCCCCGGGCGTCCTGCCCGAGCCGTCCTGCTCGGCGGCCACCGTGATGCTGGGCGTCTCCTCGGACCGGCTGTTCTCCCGCGAGGACCTGCGCCCCGGGGCCACGCCGTTCGAGGACGCGCTGGCCGAGACCGCGCGGGCGCTGGACCTGCGCCCGGGCGAGCTGCGGGCCCGCGAGTTCGGCTGGCTGGTGACCGGCCGGCGGACCCTGCACGCCCAGCCGCGGGACAACGCGGACTTCGCCGCCCAGGGCTGCCTGACGCTGCACACCGACCGGGTCGACATCCGGGACGTGGTGCGGACCCTGCGGGAGGCCTGGCCGACCGCGCTCGACGCGGCCTGCGGCCGCGACCGGGCCTTCTTCCCCGACCCCGCGACCGAACTGGAGGCCTGCTGA
- a CDS encoding acetyl-CoA carboxylase biotin carboxylase subunit family protein, with amino-acid sequence MNHPRTPRDTTAPDPDDRGGVLLLSHVGFSFLEDLIGALDSRGVKTYVLTSRPLPEHLPERLDDLAAKAYDVHSADSHVLTRADVEDHLAALDRRGERVLGCLTVWEGYRHLMAHANSLLNLPDLAEEQVLALRDKLALRNGLADAGLGRTRATALTPDSLAAHQAGGGRYFVKPVSGIASLGTFALTAATTWADVERIADEARQDPVYASAFAAGVPFLVEDYLPGREFSFEVLVADGSAHLVAVHEKSEVTETAGAVLENACVSPPGSLGPADLAAGRAWVLGLLAHLDLRWGCFHIEARHHEGRWELIEVNPRVGGSLISHSVKALVGTDDLLGLWIDLLLAAARPGPDALGVWNRRLAEISYRPDGTSPARRATFFRVFFGERGRIARIALAEDLPARPVVAQILAKVGDLIDSEAREVFLGQLLWSMPLDERERLLPELIRASHDAIEVQYEM; translated from the coding sequence GTGAACCACCCCCGTACCCCGCGTGACACCACCGCGCCCGACCCGGACGACCGCGGGGGTGTCCTCCTCCTCAGCCACGTCGGGTTCTCCTTCCTGGAAGACCTGATCGGCGCGCTCGACAGCCGCGGCGTCAAGACGTACGTCCTGACGTCCCGGCCGCTGCCCGAGCACCTGCCCGAGCGCCTCGACGACCTGGCCGCCAAGGCGTACGACGTCCACTCGGCCGACTCCCACGTGCTGACCCGCGCCGACGTCGAGGACCACCTCGCCGCACTGGACCGCCGCGGCGAACGCGTCCTCGGCTGCCTCACCGTCTGGGAGGGCTACCGCCACCTGATGGCGCACGCCAACTCCCTCCTGAACCTCCCCGACCTCGCCGAGGAGCAGGTCCTGGCGCTGCGGGACAAGCTCGCCCTGCGCAACGGCCTCGCCGACGCCGGTCTCGGCCGCACCCGGGCCACCGCCCTCACGCCCGACTCGCTCGCCGCCCACCAGGCCGGCGGGGGCCGGTACTTCGTGAAGCCGGTCAGCGGCATCGCGTCGCTCGGCACCTTCGCGCTCACCGCCGCAACCACCTGGGCCGACGTCGAGCGCATCGCCGACGAGGCCCGCCAGGACCCGGTCTACGCCTCCGCGTTCGCGGCGGGCGTGCCGTTCCTCGTCGAGGACTACCTGCCGGGGCGGGAGTTCAGCTTCGAGGTGCTCGTCGCCGACGGCAGCGCGCATCTCGTCGCCGTACACGAGAAGTCCGAGGTCACCGAGACCGCCGGAGCGGTCCTGGAGAACGCCTGCGTCAGCCCGCCCGGCTCCCTGGGCCCGGCGGACCTCGCCGCGGGCCGCGCCTGGGTGCTCGGCCTGCTCGCCCACCTGGACCTGCGCTGGGGCTGCTTCCACATCGAGGCCCGCCACCACGAGGGCCGCTGGGAGCTGATCGAGGTCAACCCCCGGGTCGGCGGCAGCCTGATCTCGCACAGCGTGAAGGCGCTGGTCGGCACGGACGACCTGCTCGGCCTGTGGATCGACCTGCTGCTGGCCGCCGCCCGGCCCGGCCCGGACGCCCTCGGCGTCTGGAACCGGCGGCTCGCGGAGATCTCGTACCGCCCCGACGGCACCTCGCCCGCGCGCCGGGCCACCTTCTTCCGGGTCTTCTTCGGCGAGCGCGGCCGCATCGCGCGGATCGCACTCGCCGAGGACCTGCCCGCGCGGCCCGTCGTCGCGCAGATCCTCGCCAAGGTGGGCGACCTGATCGACTCCGAGGCGCGCGAGGTCTTCCTCGGCCAGCTGCTGTGGAGCATGCCCCTCGACGAGCGCGAGCGGCTGCTCCCCGAACTCATCCGGGCGTCCCACGACGCCATCGAAGTCCAGTACGAGATGTGA
- a CDS encoding 2Fe-2S iron-sulfur cluster-binding protein, producing MNLKKLTLQPQGLEVLLPAGSRLTDLEYEIQQRVIPFGCRSGACGACVVEVLEGGVAALGEPDPDEIDFLEDLGKSGGDHRLACQCRLLDAATLRVADN from the coding sequence ATGAACCTCAAGAAGCTCACGCTCCAGCCGCAGGGCCTGGAGGTCTTGCTCCCGGCGGGTTCCCGCCTCACCGACCTCGAGTACGAGATCCAGCAGCGCGTCATCCCCTTCGGCTGCCGGTCGGGGGCGTGCGGCGCCTGCGTGGTCGAGGTCCTGGAGGGCGGCGTAGCGGCCCTGGGCGAACCCGACCCCGACGAAATCGACTTCCTGGAGGACCTCGGCAAGTCCGGCGGCGACCACCGTCTGGCCTGCCAGTGCCGCCTCCTGGACGCCGCGACCCTGCGCGTCGCGGACAACTGA